ACGCGGCCCAGCGGGATGCCGGCCTCGGCGCGCGCCCGGGCCGCGGCGGGGTCCCCGGAGGCGGCCTCGATCTCGGCGACGCGGTCGGTGGCGATGGTGCCGGGCAGCAGCCCCACCACCCGGATGCCGCGCGGCGCGAGCTCGTCGGACAGCCCCTTGGCGGTCATCGCCAGCCCGGGGCGCAGCCCGTTGCTGACCGCGAGGCCCTCCAGCGGCGAGCGCACGGAGGTGGACAGGACGAAGGCGATGGCCGCGCCCTCGCCGAGGTGCGGCACGAGCGCGCGGACCAGCCGCAGCGGGCCGAGCAGCACGCTGTCGATCCCGGCCCGCCAGGCCTCCTCCGGCGTCCCGAGCACCGAACCGGGCGCGGGACCGCCGACGGAGACCAGCACGCCGTCGACCCGGCCGAGGCGCTCGAGCGCCGTCGTGACGAGGGTGTCGGCGGCGCCGGGGTCGGCGAGGTCCGCCGCCACCCCCGAGGCGCCGTCCCCCAGCTCGGCGACGGCGCGGTCGACCGAGTCGGCCGCGCGGGAGCTGACGAGGACGCGCGCCCCGTCGGCGACCAGGGCCCGGGCGGTCGCCAGGCCCAGCCCCCGGCTCGCGCCGGTGAGCAGGTACCCGCGACCGCCCAGGCCCAGGTCCATCAGGCGGCCGAGCCCCGCAGCGAGCGCAGGACGTACTGCATGATCCCGCCGTTGCGGTAGTAGTTCGCCTCACCGGGGGTGTCGATGCGGACGCGGGCGTCGAACTCGACGTCCCCGGCCCTGACCTTCACCGTGCGCGGCGTCTCGCCGTCGTCGAGCGCGGTGATCCCGGTGATCGTGAACTCCTCGTCGCCGGTCAGGCCGAGAGACTCGCGGTTCTGCCCCTCCGGGTACTGCAGCGGCAGCACGCCCATGCCGATGAGGTTGGAGCGGTGGATCCGCTCGTAGCTCTCGGCGATGACCGCCCTGACGCCCAGCAGCGCCGTCCCCTTGGCCGCCCAGTCCCGCGAGGAGCCCGAGCCGTACTCCTTGCCGGCCAGCACGACCAGCGGGATGCCCTGCTCCTGGTAGGCGACCGACGCGTCGTAGATCGTGGTCGTCTCGCCGGTCAGGTGGTTCTTGGTGACGCCGCCCTCGGTGCCGGGCACCAGCTGGTTGCGCAGCCGGATGTTGGCGAACGTGCCGCGGATCATCACCTCGTGGTTCCCGCGCCGGGAGCCGTAGGAGTTGAAGTCGCGGCGCTGCACGCCGTGCTCGGACAGGTACTTCCCGGCCGGGCTGTCGGCCTTGATCGACCCGGCGGGGGAGATGTGGTCGGTGGTCACCGAGTCCCCGAGCACCGCCAGCGTCCGGGCGCCGGAGATGTCCTGCACCGGGGACGGCTCGGCCGGCATGCCCTCGAAGTACGGGGGACGCCGCACGTAGGTGCTCTGCGGGTCCCACGCGAAGGTGTCGCCGGTCGGCGTGGGCAGGTTCTGCCACTGCTCGGTGCCGGCGAAGACGTCGGCGTAGTCCTTGCTGAACATCTCCGCGGAGACGGCGTGGTCGATGACCCGCTGGACCTCCTGCGGGGACGGCCAGATGTCGTGCAGGAAGACGTCGTTGCCGTCCTCGTCCTGGCCCAGGGGGTCGTTGTTCAGGTCGACGTCCATGGACCCGGCCAGCGCGTAGGCGATGACCAGCGGCGGGGAGGCCAGGTAGTTCATCTTGACGTCGGGGTTGATCCGGCCCTCGAAGTTGCGGTTGCCCGAGAGCACCGAGACGACGGCGAGGTCGGCCTCGTTGACCGCCTGGCTGACCGGCTCCGGCAGCGGGCCGGAGTTGCCGATGCAGGTCGTGCAGCCGTAGCCGACCAGGTAGAAGCCGAGCTTCTCCAGGTACGGGGTGAGCTCCGCCTTCTCGTAGTAGTCCATGACGACCTTGGACCCGGGGGCCAGCGTCGTCTTCACCCACGGCTTGGTGGTCAGGCCGCGCTCGACGGCGTTCTTGGCCAGCAGCGCGGCGCCGATCATGACCTGCGGGTTGGAGGTGTTGGTGCACGAGGTGATCGCCGCGATCACGACCGAGCCGTGGTCGACGAACGTCTCCGTGCCGTCCTCCATGACCACGCGGGTCCGCTTCGAGGGCCGCCTGGAGACGGCGTCGTTCTCGTAGTGGTGCGGCTGGCCGGCGCTGCCGTTGCCGTGCCCGGTGCCCGGGGCCGGGCTGGCCGGGTCGGAGGCCGGGAAGGACTCGGCCGAGGCCTCGTCGACGGAGGACTCGACGCCGTAGGGCTGCTCGTTGGCCGGGACGCCGGGCTTGCGGTCCTCGCCGCCGGTCTCGTCGTCGGAGACGTAGTCGGCCAGCGCGGCGCGGAAGGCGTGCTTGGCGTCGGTGATCGCCACCCGGTCCTGCGGCCGCTTCGGTCCGGCGATCGAGGGGACGACGGTGGCGAGGTCCAGCTCCAGGTACTCGGAGAAGGCCGGCTCGCGCGACGGGTCGTGCCAGAGGCCCTGCTCCTTGGCGTAGGCCTCGACGAGCTTGACCTGCTCCTCGCTGCGGCCGGTCAGCTGCAGGTAGGTGATGGTCTCCTCGTCGATGGGGAACATCGCCGCGGTCGAGCCGAACTCCGGGCTCATGTTGCCGATCGTGGCGCGGTTGGCCAGCGGCACCGCGGAGACGCCCTGACCGTAGAACTCGACGAACTTCCCGACGACGCCGTGCTGGCGCAGCATCTCGGTGATCGTGAGGACCAGGTCGGTGGCGGTGGCCCCGTCGGGCAGCTCGCCGGTCAGCTTGAAGCCGACGACGCGCGGGATGAGCATCGACACCGGCTGGCCGAGCATGGCGGCCTCGGCCTCGATGCCGCCGACGCCCCAGCCCAGCACGCCCAGCCCGTTGACCATCGTGGTGTGGCTGTCGGTGCCCACGCAGGTGTCGGGGTAGGCCACCACGCGGTCGCCCTCCGGGCGCGGGAAGACCACGCGCGCCAGGTGCTCGATGTTGACCTGGTGGACGATGCCGGTGCCGGGCGGGACGACCTTGAAGTCGTCGAAGGCGCCCTGACCCCAGCGCAGGAACTGGTAGCGCTCGCCGTTGCGCTCGTACTCGATCTCGACGTTGCGCTCGAAGCTCTCCGGGGTGCCGAAGACGTCGGCGATCACCGAGTGGTCGATGACCAGCTCGGCCGGCGCCAGCGGGTTGATCTTGTTCGGGTCGCCGCCGAGGTCGGCCATGGCCTCGCGCATGGTGGCCAGGTCGACGATGCACGGGACGCCGGTGAAGTCCTGCATGACCACGCGGGCCGGGGTGAACTGGATCTCCTGGTCGGGCTCGGCCGACGGGTCCCAGTTCGCGATCGCCCGGATGTGGTCGGCGGTGATGTCCGCGCCGTCCTCGGTGCGCAGCAGGTTCTCGAGCAGGACCTTCAGGCTGAAGGGGAGCTTGCCGGAGCCCTCGACCGCGTCGAGCCGGTAGATGTCGTAGTCGGTGCCGTCGACGCTCAGCGTCGACCGGGCCCCGAAGCTGTCCTTGCTGGCTGCCACTGCTTGCGCCTCACCCTCGAGTGTCCATCGGGCTTGAATGCCACCCCCCATCATCCCAGGCCACGCCCGCGGCCCGCTGGGAAGGCGACCCTTCCCTGCCCCCGTGACCTCGGTCTCACCCGCGGCCGGGACCCCGGTCCAGGGCGGGGGCGGACGGTGGCGCACCACCGGATGGCCCGCGGTTGGGCCGCTCCGGGCGGGGTAGCACCGCGCGGTGTCCACGAGCCCCCGGCTCCAGGTCCCGGACGGCGCCGACGGGGACCGGAAGGTCGTCGTGGGCCGCTACCGCCTCGGCGAGCGCCTCGGCGCCGGCGGGATGAGCACGGTCTGGCGGGCGGAGGACCTGCTGCTCGGGCGGGTCGTCGCGGTCAAGGAGCTCACGTTCCCCGTGGGTGCCTCCGCCGCCGACCGCGAGGTGATGCAGGAGCGCATGCGGCGGGAGGGGCGGGCCGCGGCGGGGCTCGACCACCCCGACATCGTCACCGTCCACGACGTCGTCGAGGAGGGCGCAGCCACCTTCCTGGTCATGCAGTACGTCCCGGCCCGGACGCTGACCGAGGTCGTCGAGCAGGACGGCCCGCTGTCGCCGCAGGCTGCCGCACGGGTCGGGCTGGCCGTCCTCGGCGCGCTCCGGGCCGTGCACGCGCGGGGTGTCGTCCACCGGGACGTCAAGCCCTCCAACGTCCTGGTGTCCTCGCAGGACCCGTCCGACCCCGTCGGCCACGTCCTGCTCGCCGACTTCGGGATCGCCTCCGTGCCGGGCGACCCGAGCCTGACCTCGACGGGGCTGCTGGTCGGCTCGCCGGGGTACATGGCACCGGAACGGGCGCGTGGTGACGAGCCGGGGCCTGCCTCCGACCTCTGGGCGCTCGGCGCGACGCTGTTCACCGCCGTGGAGGGCCGGCCGCCCTACGAGGGCCGCGACCCGATGACCACGCTGGCCCTCGTCATGGTCGGCGACCACGCTCCCTACCTGCGCGCCGGCCTGCTCGCCCCGGTGCTGGAGGGGCTGCTGCAGCGCGATCCCGCGGCGCGGACCACCGCCGACGAGGCGGCGCGGGCCCTGGCCCGGGTCGCGCGGACGCCGCTGCGGGGAGGGGTCCCGCCCGCGACCGTGCCCCCGGGAGCGGTCGCCCCGGACGCCCCGGCCCGCACCGCCGCGCTGCACGTCGAGGGGGACGGTCGTCCCTCCGGCACCGGCGCGATGCCCGTCCCCGGTACCATCCCCGACCGGCCCCGGGTCGTCGTCGGCCCCCGGCGCTCGCCCCGCCGCCGCGCCCGGCGGCTGCTGGCCGCCGGCCTGCTGGTGGCCACCCTGCTGGGGATCGTGCTCGTTGTCGTCCTGGGCCGCGGCGAGGGCGGGACGCCGGACGGCGCCGCGCGGTCCTCCGACGGTGCGACCGCGTCGGCCGCCGGCCTGCCGCCCCTGCCCTCCGACGCCGAGACGCCGGACGAACGGTTGCGGGCCACGGTCACCGCCCTGCGGGCCGCCACGGACGGGGACCCCGCGTCGGTCGGGGCCGCCGGCGGGGAAGTCCTGGCGGGCTTGGAGGAGGTGGCGCGCAGGCAGGGCCCGGCGCGCCGGTCGGCCGCGCTGGTGGCCTCCGGCACGGTCGCCGACGCCGTCTCGGCGGGCACGCTGACCCCGGCGGTGGGGGAGCGGGTCCGGCAGGTGCTCGGCGAGGTCGCGCGGCCCGGGCGCCTGGTGGACCTCGTGGAGACGGTGGCCCACGACCCGCCGGCGATCGGGCCGGCCGGACCCGGGCTGCTGGAGGAGCTCGTGGCCCTGGACCACCAGGTTCCCGGCGGCGAGATCGCGGACCGGGCCGCGGCCCTGGTCGGCCGCGTGACCGAGGCGAGCGCGACGGGGGAGGTCAGCGAGGCCTTCGCCGCCGCGGCGCTGCCCACGCTGAGCGGGCTGGCCGACCCCGCCGCCGACCAGGCCCTGCGCGTCCTCCTCGCCGACGTCGAGCGCGACCCCGGCCGGGTCGGGCCCGCCGCCGAGGAGGTCCTGGCGTCCCTGCGGGCCATCGCCGAGCTGCCCGTCTTCGACCAGGGCAACGAGGCGGCCGCGCTGCTGGCGCTCCTCCGGGACCAGAGCCGGGTCACCCCGGCGTTCCGCGACCAGGCGGTCCCGGTCCTGACCCCGCTGGTGCGCTGATCCCCCCGCCTGCACCGACCGGCACGGCCGACGAGGGCTCCCTACGGTGGACGGCGTGACCGGCGACGTCCCCGACCCGCTGCCCGGCTGGCTCTCCGGTGCCGGGCGGGTCACGGTGCTGACCGGCGCGGGGATCTCCACCGACAGCGGCATCCCCGACTACCGCGGACCGAACGGCGTGTGGACCCGCGACCCGGACGCCGAGAAGCTCGTCACGCTGTCCTACTACGTGACCGACCCGGGGATCCGCCGCAAGGCCTGGCGCATGCGCGCCGACCTGCGGGCCGGCGACGTCACCCCCAACGCCGGGCATCGCGCGCTGGTCGACCTCGAGCGGCAGGGCCGGCTGCGCGCGCTGCTGACCCAGAACGTCGACGGGCTGCACCAGGCCGCCGGCTCCGCGCCGGAGCGGGTGCTCGAGCTGCACGGCACGGTGCACGCGGTGCAGTGCCTCTCCTGCGGTGACCGGACGTCGATGGACAGCGCGATGGAGCGGATCGACGCCGGCGACCCCGACCCGGCCTGCCTCGTCTGCGGCGGCATCCTCAAGTCGGCGACGGTCAGCTTCGGCCAGGCCCTCGACGGCGCCGTGCTCGACGCCGCCGCGGCGGCCGCCGCCGACTGCGACGTGTTCCTCACCGTGGGCACCTCGCTCGTGGTGTACCCGGTCGCCGGGCTGGTCGAGGTCGCCGCGGCGTCCGGCGCGCGGGTGGTCGTCGTCAACGCCGAGCCGACGCCCTACGACGGGCTGGCCGACCTCGTCGTCCGGGAGCCCATCTCGACGGCGCTGCCGCGGCTGGTGGCCCGGGCGTGAACCGCCGGGAGCTGGAGGCCCGCTACCGCGCGCTGGTGCTCGACGAGCTGCCGCGCCGGGCGCGGGCCGGGCGCTGGGTGGTGACCCACGACCACTGCTTCGGCCGGATCGTGCTCGACCACGCCGTGGCGGGGTGCTGGTACGACGTCCTGGACCGGCGGCGGTCCCCGGCCTTCGCGCAGCTGTCCGACGAGCAGCTCGCCGGTGCGGTGGCCCTCGCCGAGCGGGTGCTGGCCGAGGGCGACCCGCTGCTGCGCGAGCTGGACGCGCAGAGCCTCACCTGGCGCGGCAAGCCGCCGAAGCCGTGACGCTGCTCGTCGTCCACCTCGCGCTGACTGCGGCCTACGCCGGCTTCCAGTGGACCGTGCGGGTGCTGGTCTACCCGCAGTTCGCCGGCGTGCCCGACGCGGCGTTCCCCGCCTACGAGCGGGCCCACCAGCGGCGGGTCAGCCGGGTGGTCGGGCCGCTGTTCGCCGGCCAGGCGGTCACCACGCTGTGGTTGCTGGCCGCGCGCCCGGCCGGGGTGCCGCTGGTCCCGGTGCTCGCCGGCGCCGCCTGCCTCGCCGTCGTCCTGGGGGTGACCGCGGTGCTGGCCGTCCCGCTGCACCGCCGGCTGGGGGAGGGGTGGGACGGCGGCACGCACCGGCGGCTGCTGCGCGCCGACACCGCCCGCGCGGTCGCCGCCACCGCCGGGACGCTCGCCGCCGCGTGGCTGGTGCTGACCGCGGACGGCTGAGCACGCCACGGGCCCCGGCGGCGGCTAGCGTGACCGGGACCACGTCGAGCGGCTGACCGGGCCCCTCCGGCAGCCCTGGCAACCGGGAGCCCGGCATGCGCGTGCCCTTGACCACCCGTGACTTCCTCGACCGCGCCGAGCTCGTCTACGGCGACCGGGTCGGCATCGTCGACGAGCCGAACCAGCCGGCACCGTCGCTGGGCGAGGTCTCCTACCGCGAGGTGGCCCGCCGCGGACGGGCGCTGCAGGCCGGGCTCGACGCGCTCGGCGTGGGGGAGGGCGAGCGGATCGCCGTCGTCAGCCACAACGCCGGCCGGCTGCTCGAGTGCCTGCTGGCCCTGCCCTCGTCCGGGCGGGTCGTCGTCCCGGTGAACTTCCGGCTGCAGCCGGAGGAGGTCAGCTACATCGTCGGCCACAGCGGCGCGCGGGTGCTGTTCGTCGACCCGGAGCTGGAGGCCTCGCTCAAGAGCGTGGAGGCCGAGCACCGGTTCACCACCGGCGAGGAGTACGAGCAGCTGCTGCGGTACGACACCGAGCCGGTGCCGTGGTCGGAGCCGGACGAGGACGCCACCGCCACGATCAACTACACCAGCGGGACGACGGCCCGGCCCAAGGGCGTGCAGATGACCCACCGCAACGAGTGGGTCAACGCGGTCACCTTCGGCATGCACGTGCAGGTCGGCGACCGCGACGTCTACATGCACACGCTGCCGATGTTCCACTGCAACGGCTGGGGGCTGCCGTACACGATGGCCGGCCTCGGCGCGCGCCAGGTGGTGATCCGCAAGATCGACGGCGCGGAGATCCTGCGCCGCGTCGAGCAGCACGGGGTGACGGTGATGGCCGGGGCGCCCGCGGTGTGGAACGCGGTCCTGGACGCCGCGGCCGACTGGGACGGCGAGGTCCCCGGCCGCGACCGGGTGCGGATCGTCGTGGCCGGCGCGCCGCCGCCGTCGAAGACCATCGCGCGGGTCGAGGCGGAACTGGGCTGGGAGTTCAACCAGATCTACGGCCTGACCGAGACCGCCCCGCTGGTCACCGTCAACCGGCCGCGCGCCGAGTTCGACGACCTCGAGCCGGAGGAGCGCGCCAAGCGGCTGTCCCGGGCCGGGGTGCCGGCCCTGGGCACCCGGCTGGAGACCAGTGGGAGCGGCGAGGTGCTGGTGCGCAGCAACACCGTGCTCGCCGGCTACTGGCAGAACCCCGACGCCTCCGGCGAGGCGCTCGAGGGCGGCTGGTTCCACACCGGCGACGGCGGCAGCCTCGACGAGGGCGGCTACCTGACCATCTCCGACCGCAAGAAGGACGTGATCATCACCGGCGGGGAGAACGTCTCGTCGATCGAGGTCGAGGACGCGGTCTTCAGCCACCCGGCCGTCGCGGAGGTCGCCGTCATCGGCATCCCCGACGAGAAGTGGGGCGAGATGGTCACCGCCCTGGTGGTGGTCGCCGAGGGCCAGCAGGTCACCGAGGAGGAGATCGTCGCCCACTGCCGCGGCCGGATCGCCGGGTACAAGATCCCCAAGCGGGTGGAGTTCCGGGGCGAGCTGGCCCGCACCGCCACCGGCAAGATCCAGAAGTTCAAGCTGCGCGAGGCCTTCTGGTCCGACGCCGACCGCCAGGTGAACTAGCGCGGAGCACCCCGGCCCCGTCCAGGGCCCCGCCCCGAGCGCGCGAGGGGTGGGGAGGACGGGGTCCTCCCGCTCACCCCTGCGGGGGAGACGTGGTCAACCGGCCTCCCGGCGAGGTCGATCCCCGCTCTGAGCGGCGCCCACGGGGGCGCCCGGAGAGCACGTGCGACCGGTCCGCCGGTCGCACCGGGAGGGGCCGGACGTGGGCACGCGAGCGCGCACTCGACACCGCACGGCGCGACGCTGGGGCGCACGGGCGGCCGGGACGGTGCTGGCCGGCCTCGTCGTCGCCGGGCTGACCCCGGGGGTGGCGTCCGCGGCCCCCAGCGACGCCGAGATCGCCGCAGCCGAGGCCGCGCGCGACGCCGCCGCGGCCGCGGTCGGCGTGCTCGGCGCGCAGCTGGCCGACGCCGAGGCGGCTGCCGCCTCCGCGCACCAGGCGGCGCAGATCGCGCTGCAGGACTACGAGGAGACCCAGGCCGCCTACGAGGCCGCCCGCGCGGACGCCGCCGCCGCCGCGGCCGCCGTCGTGCAGGCCGACGCCGACCTGGCCGGCGGCCGCTCCGACGTCGCCGCCTTCGCCCGCGACAGCTACGTGCAGGGCACCACCGCGCCCGGTGCCGCCGCGCTCATGAGCAGCGACGGCCCGGCACAGCTGATCGAGCGCGCCGCGCTGCTCGAGGCGGCCGGCACCCACCGGGCCGACGTCCTCGCCACGCTGACCGTCCTCCAGGAGCAGGCCACCACCGCCCGCGAGCAGGCCGCCGCCGCGTCGGTGCAGGCCGAGTCGCTGCAGGCGCAGGCCGCCACGCAGCTGGCCGGCGCCCAGGCGCAGGAGGTCTCCGCCCGCGAGCAGACCGCCGCGCTCGCGGAGCAGCGCGACGCCCTCGCCGCCCGGGCCGGAGCCGCCGGGCAGCAGGTCGCCGGGATGCAGGCGGAGCAGGACGCCGCCGAGGCCGCCGCCGCCGAGGCCGCCGCCGCCGAGGCCGCCGCTGCCGCTGCGGCACGGGCGGCCGCGTCCCGGCCGGCCGCCGCACCCCCGGCCCCGGTGTCGTCCGCACCGGCACCGGCTCCGGTTCCGGCTCCGGCTCCGGCGAGCAGCCCGTCCCCGAGCTCCGGTGGCGCGTCGTCGTCCAGCTCGTCGACCAGCTCCTCCTCGACGTCCGCGAACTCCTCGGCGACGAGCGGCACCCCGTCGTCGAACCCGACGCCGCCACCGGCGACCACGGCCGGCGCGCCCTCGGCCTCGGCCGTGGACACCGCCGTCGCGGCGGCCGTGTCGCAGCGCGGCCTGCCCTACAGCTGGGGCGGCGGCGGCAGCAACGGCCCGAGCTACGGCATCCCGCCGGACACCGGGATCTACGGCTTCGACTGCTCGGGGCTGACCCAGTACGCCTACGGGCGGGCCGGCATCCAGATCGGTGGCACCAGCCGCGACCAGTGGTGGCGCTTCCGCGGCTCGACCGTGGCGCGGGCGGACCTGCGCGCCGGTGACCTGGTGTTCTGGAGCTCGGGCAGCTCGTACACGTCGATCTACCACGTCGCGCTCTACATCGGGAACGGCAAGGTGGTGCAGGCCCCGCAGAGCGGCGACGTCGTCAAGGTGTCGTCGATGTGGTTCGGCAGCGACTACTTCGGGGCGGTCCGGCCGACCGGGTGAGGACCCCCCGCAGGGAGTCGGGAGGTCGGGGCGTCGGGCAGCCACGGGGGGAGCTGCCCGACGCCCCTCCACGCTAGCAGCCGCGGTGCCGCGTCCGCAGGGTCCTCGGGCGCGTCGCCGCCGGTGGCCGGGTCGGGGTGTCGCCCGCGGACGGCGTCGGCGCGGCGCTCCTGCGCAGGGGACGGACTCCCAGCTCCGGGTGGGACACTGGCCCCGGACGGGCGAGGAGTCCCGTCACCGGCCTCCCCGCGTCGATGCTCGTCACGGCCCGGGGGCCGCGGACCGGCACGACAGGGAGCCCCGTGACCAGCGCTGCCAGCACCCCGCTCGAGAAGACCGTCGGCGCCACCGCCGCGGGCTCCGGGGCCCCGGTCCCACCGTCGGCGGACGCCGCCCGGCTGGAGCGCGTGCTGTTCGAGATCAAGCGGGTGATCGTCGGGCAGGACCGGCTGGTCGAGCGCATGCTGGTCGCCCTGCTCGCCCGCGGCCACGTCCTCCTCGAGGGCGTGCCCGGCGTGGCCAAGACCCTCGCGGTGGAGACGCTGGCCACCGTCGTCGGCGGCAGGTTCGCCCGCCTGCAGTTCACCCCCGACCTGGTGCCGGCCGACATCCTCGGCACCCGCATCTAC
This region of Geodermatophilus bullaregiensis genomic DNA includes:
- a CDS encoding SDR family oxidoreductase — encoded protein: MDLGLGGRGYLLTGASRGLGLATARALVADGARVLVSSRAADSVDRAVAELGDGASGVAADLADPGAADTLVTTALERLGRVDGVLVSVGGPAPGSVLGTPEEAWRAGIDSVLLGPLRLVRALVPHLGEGAAIAFVLSTSVRSPLEGLAVSNGLRPGLAMTAKGLSDELAPRGIRVVGLLPGTIATDRVAEIEAASGDPAAARARAEAGIPLGRVGEPDEFGRVAAFLLSPAASYVTGTMVAVDGGRLRVP
- a CDS encoding aconitate hydratase — protein: MAASKDSFGARSTLSVDGTDYDIYRLDAVEGSGKLPFSLKVLLENLLRTEDGADITADHIRAIANWDPSAEPDQEIQFTPARVVMQDFTGVPCIVDLATMREAMADLGGDPNKINPLAPAELVIDHSVIADVFGTPESFERNVEIEYERNGERYQFLRWGQGAFDDFKVVPPGTGIVHQVNIEHLARVVFPRPEGDRVVAYPDTCVGTDSHTTMVNGLGVLGWGVGGIEAEAAMLGQPVSMLIPRVVGFKLTGELPDGATATDLVLTITEMLRQHGVVGKFVEFYGQGVSAVPLANRATIGNMSPEFGSTAAMFPIDEETITYLQLTGRSEEQVKLVEAYAKEQGLWHDPSREPAFSEYLELDLATVVPSIAGPKRPQDRVAITDAKHAFRAALADYVSDDETGGEDRKPGVPANEQPYGVESSVDEASAESFPASDPASPAPGTGHGNGSAGQPHHYENDAVSRRPSKRTRVVMEDGTETFVDHGSVVIAAITSCTNTSNPQVMIGAALLAKNAVERGLTTKPWVKTTLAPGSKVVMDYYEKAELTPYLEKLGFYLVGYGCTTCIGNSGPLPEPVSQAVNEADLAVVSVLSGNRNFEGRINPDVKMNYLASPPLVIAYALAGSMDVDLNNDPLGQDEDGNDVFLHDIWPSPQEVQRVIDHAVSAEMFSKDYADVFAGTEQWQNLPTPTGDTFAWDPQSTYVRRPPYFEGMPAEPSPVQDISGARTLAVLGDSVTTDHISPAGSIKADSPAGKYLSEHGVQRRDFNSYGSRRGNHEVMIRGTFANIRLRNQLVPGTEGGVTKNHLTGETTTIYDASVAYQEQGIPLVVLAGKEYGSGSSRDWAAKGTALLGVRAVIAESYERIHRSNLIGMGVLPLQYPEGQNRESLGLTGDEEFTITGITALDDGETPRTVKVRAGDVEFDARVRIDTPGEANYYRNGGIMQYVLRSLRGSAA
- a CDS encoding serine/threonine-protein kinase, translated to MSTSPRLQVPDGADGDRKVVVGRYRLGERLGAGGMSTVWRAEDLLLGRVVAVKELTFPVGASAADREVMQERMRREGRAAAGLDHPDIVTVHDVVEEGAATFLVMQYVPARTLTEVVEQDGPLSPQAAARVGLAVLGALRAVHARGVVHRDVKPSNVLVSSQDPSDPVGHVLLADFGIASVPGDPSLTSTGLLVGSPGYMAPERARGDEPGPASDLWALGATLFTAVEGRPPYEGRDPMTTLALVMVGDHAPYLRAGLLAPVLEGLLQRDPAARTTADEAARALARVARTPLRGGVPPATVPPGAVAPDAPARTAALHVEGDGRPSGTGAMPVPGTIPDRPRVVVGPRRSPRRRARRLLAAGLLVATLLGIVLVVVLGRGEGGTPDGAARSSDGATASAAGLPPLPSDAETPDERLRATVTALRAATDGDPASVGAAGGEVLAGLEEVARRQGPARRSAALVASGTVADAVSAGTLTPAVGERVRQVLGEVARPGRLVDLVETVAHDPPAIGPAGPGLLEELVALDHQVPGGEIADRAAALVGRVTEASATGEVSEAFAAAALPTLSGLADPAADQALRVLLADVERDPGRVGPAAEEVLASLRAIAELPVFDQGNEAAALLALLRDQSRVTPAFRDQAVPVLTPLVR
- a CDS encoding SIR2 family NAD-dependent protein deacylase, yielding MTGDVPDPLPGWLSGAGRVTVLTGAGISTDSGIPDYRGPNGVWTRDPDAEKLVTLSYYVTDPGIRRKAWRMRADLRAGDVTPNAGHRALVDLERQGRLRALLTQNVDGLHQAAGSAPERVLELHGTVHAVQCLSCGDRTSMDSAMERIDAGDPDPACLVCGGILKSATVSFGQALDGAVLDAAAAAAADCDVFLTVGTSLVVYPVAGLVEVAAASGARVVVVNAEPTPYDGLADLVVREPISTALPRLVARA
- a CDS encoding DUF1772 domain-containing protein; the encoded protein is MTLLVVHLALTAAYAGFQWTVRVLVYPQFAGVPDAAFPAYERAHQRRVSRVVGPLFAGQAVTTLWLLAARPAGVPLVPVLAGAACLAVVLGVTAVLAVPLHRRLGEGWDGGTHRRLLRADTARAVAATAGTLAAAWLVLTADG
- a CDS encoding AMP-binding protein, translating into MRVPLTTRDFLDRAELVYGDRVGIVDEPNQPAPSLGEVSYREVARRGRALQAGLDALGVGEGERIAVVSHNAGRLLECLLALPSSGRVVVPVNFRLQPEEVSYIVGHSGARVLFVDPELEASLKSVEAEHRFTTGEEYEQLLRYDTEPVPWSEPDEDATATINYTSGTTARPKGVQMTHRNEWVNAVTFGMHVQVGDRDVYMHTLPMFHCNGWGLPYTMAGLGARQVVIRKIDGAEILRRVEQHGVTVMAGAPAVWNAVLDAAADWDGEVPGRDRVRIVVAGAPPPSKTIARVEAELGWEFNQIYGLTETAPLVTVNRPRAEFDDLEPEERAKRLSRAGVPALGTRLETSGSGEVLVRSNTVLAGYWQNPDASGEALEGGWFHTGDGGSLDEGGYLTISDRKKDVIITGGENVSSIEVEDAVFSHPAVAEVAVIGIPDEKWGEMVTALVVVAEGQQVTEEEIVAHCRGRIAGYKIPKRVEFRGELARTATGKIQKFKLREAFWSDADRQVN
- a CDS encoding C40 family peptidase, which produces MGTRARTRHRTARRWGARAAGTVLAGLVVAGLTPGVASAAPSDAEIAAAEAARDAAAAAVGVLGAQLADAEAAAASAHQAAQIALQDYEETQAAYEAARADAAAAAAAVVQADADLAGGRSDVAAFARDSYVQGTTAPGAAALMSSDGPAQLIERAALLEAAGTHRADVLATLTVLQEQATTAREQAAAASVQAESLQAQAATQLAGAQAQEVSAREQTAALAEQRDALAARAGAAGQQVAGMQAEQDAAEAAAAEAAAAEAAAAAAARAAASRPAAAPPAPVSSAPAPAPVPAPAPASSPSPSSGGASSSSSSTSSSSTSANSSATSGTPSSNPTPPPATTAGAPSASAVDTAVAAAVSQRGLPYSWGGGGSNGPSYGIPPDTGIYGFDCSGLTQYAYGRAGIQIGGTSRDQWWRFRGSTVARADLRAGDLVFWSSGSSYTSIYHVALYIGNGKVVQAPQSGDVVKVSSMWFGSDYFGAVRPTG